CTGCGCGATGTCAACGCGCACGCCCGGATCGAGTGGACGCCCACCGTGGCCGCCGGCAAGACCATCACGCTGACCTACACGTACAAGGTCTACGTCCCCACCCGCGGCTACTAGCCGCGGTTGGAGGCTACACTACCACTAACATGAAGACCCTCCTTCTCCCCTTGGCCCTGGCCCTACTGGTCGGTTGTGGGCCTGCCCCTGAAGAGCCACCCGCGCCGACGCCCGCGCAGACCCAAGCTGCCGGCTCCGATCCCGGCATCACGCCCATGACTCCGACCCCGATGCCCAACGCCCCGGTCGCCGGCTCGGAGTCGCTCCAAGGGGGAGGCAGCGCCGTGGGCCAAATCGCGAAGGATCGAGCCCGCAGCCTCGGCGGCGGCTCAAGCCTCGACCAGATGGCCCCCGACGGCCAATAGCCGAGCACGACGAACGAAAAACGAAGCGGAACCGTCACCCTCGCACCTGGAGTAAATCGAATATGCACCGAACTCGCTGGATTCTCGGGACCGCGGCCGCCGCGGTCCTCCTTTCGTTCGCGGCTCTCGCGACCGCTCAATACCCCGGCTCGACCCCGCCGCCCGAGGCGTACAAGAAGGGCTTCGACAGCATCCGTCCCGCTGACGGGCACACGTGGCTCTCGTACCTGGCTGGGCCCGAATGCGACGGACGCGGAAGCGGCCAGCCCGGCTACCAGAAGGCCGCCGAGTTCATGGCCGCCCGATTCAAGGAGTTCGGACTCCAGCCTCTGGGCGACAACGGCACCTACTTCCAGAACATCCCCTTTTCCCGCAGCCGGGTCGACGACGAAGCGTGCAGCCTCGCCTTGGGCAGCACGGTGCTCAAAGGCGGCAAGGACATCGGCTTCACCGGCCTGTCGGCCGACGCGGAGTCCAAGGGCGCCGTCGTGTTCGTGCGGGCCGATTCGGCGGCAGCCAAGCTCGCCGATCCCGCGGTCCTGGAAGGCAAGATCGTCATCTTGTCGGCCGACAACATCGGCAACGAACTGCGACGCCAGCTTTTCCAAGGATCGCCCGCGGCGGTTCTGACGGTCTCAGACTCGGTCTCAGCGAGCGGGTGGTCGGTCCGCCGCGGCAGCGGCCGTGCGGGACGGGGCGGTTCGAGCGTGAGGGGTTCGATCACGCAGTCGGCGGCCCGCCGCCTTGCCGAGGGGGCGGGCATCGACCCGGCGTTCCTCGACGCCGCGAGCGGAGACACGGCTGCCGTGCGCACCGCAGGAGAAGCCTCGCTCGAGGCAAAGGTCCAGAGCGAGGAGATCATGGTTCCCAACGTCGTGGGCATGCTCGAGGGGTCCGACCCGAACCTCCGAGCACAGCACGTCGGGATGGGGGCGCACCTCGACCATTTGGGAAATCAGAACGGCGTGATCTACTACGGCGCCGACGACGATGGCTCGGGCTCGACCGCACTCCTCCAGGTCATCAAGGCGTTCTCGATCAACCCGGTGAAGCCGCGCCGAAGCATCGTCTTCATGGCGTTCTGCGGCGAGGAGATGGGGCTCATCGGCTCGCGTTTCTACTCCGAGAACCCGAAGCTGCCACTCGAAAACATGGTTTGCGAGCTGCAGATGGACATGGTGGGGCGCAACTCCGACGGCGCCCAGAACGGCGACCGCAACCGCATGGACAAGGCCGAGGAGAACGTGGACACGATCCGCCTCGTGGGGAGCAAGCGCATCTCCATGCAGCTCCACAATCTCATCCTCGAGGCGAACCAGCACGTGAACTTCCGGTTCAAGTACGACGCGGAAGACGTCTACACGCGCAGCGACCACTACTCGTTCGCGTCGAAAGGCATCCCGATCGCGTTCACTTTCAGCGGGTTCCACCCCGACTACCACCGCCCCACCGACACGATCGAGAAGATCAACTTCGACAAGATCGCGAACACCGCGAGATTGTTCTATCTCACGGCGTTCGAGGCGGCCAACCTCGACCAGCCGGTGGCCAAAGACGGAGGCGGCTAGTCTAGGCTGTTGTGACGGCTTCGCCGCGGCGGTTCACCGCGTCCCAATCGATCACCTTGAGGAAGGCGTCGATGTACTGGGCGCGGGCCGTGCCGAAGTCGAGGTAGTACGCGTGCTCGTACACGTCGAGCGCGAGCACGCAGGTGTGGTTCCAGATCGGGAACGTGTTCTGCGCGTCGCCCAGGTAGTTGAACAGCCGCTTCTCTTCGTGGTCGTAAGCGAGAAATACCCAGCCCCGCGCAGCCATGCCCGTGGCCTTGAAGTCCGCGGCCCAGTTCTCGAACGAACCGAACGCCTCGTCGATCAGTTGGGCGACCTTGCCGGTGGCGGGACCGCCCTCCCCTCCGATCGTGTCGAAGTAGATGTTGTGGTTGATGTACCCTTCGTACGCGAAGCTGTAATCGGCTTTGAGCGCGCGCAACTCGCTGTAGATTTGGTTGGCCTGTGAAGGATCGATCTCCATGGCCCCAAGCGCCTTTCGGATCGCGTTGGTCTTGTTCGCGTATCCCTGCCAGAGCTTCAGGTGCTCGTCGTGGGTCTTGCGGCTGATCCCCACGCGCTCGGTGGTGTACACCTTCTCGGGGAT
This sequence is a window from Fimbriimonadaceae bacterium. Protein-coding genes within it:
- a CDS encoding superoxide dismutase, with the translated sequence MPTAMQPKLVEVPQAIPEKVYTTERVGISRKTHDEHLKLWQGYANKTNAIRKALGAMEIDPSQANQIYSELRALKADYSFAYEGYINHNIYFDTIGGEGGPATGKVAQLIDEAFGSFENWAADFKATGMAARGWVFLAYDHEEKRLFNYLGDAQNTFPIWNHTCVLALDVYEHAYYLDFGTARAQYIDAFLKVIDWDAVNRRGEAVTTA
- a CDS encoding M28 family peptidase, with the translated sequence MHRTRWILGTAAAAVLLSFAALATAQYPGSTPPPEAYKKGFDSIRPADGHTWLSYLAGPECDGRGSGQPGYQKAAEFMAARFKEFGLQPLGDNGTYFQNIPFSRSRVDDEACSLALGSTVLKGGKDIGFTGLSADAESKGAVVFVRADSAAAKLADPAVLEGKIVILSADNIGNELRRQLFQGSPAAVLTVSDSVSASGWSVRRGSGRAGRGGSSVRGSITQSAARRLAEGAGIDPAFLDAASGDTAAVRTAGEASLEAKVQSEEIMVPNVVGMLEGSDPNLRAQHVGMGAHLDHLGNQNGVIYYGADDDGSGSTALLQVIKAFSINPVKPRRSIVFMAFCGEEMGLIGSRFYSENPKLPLENMVCELQMDMVGRNSDGAQNGDRNRMDKAEENVDTIRLVGSKRISMQLHNLILEANQHVNFRFKYDAEDVYTRSDHYSFASKGIPIAFTFSGFHPDYHRPTDTIEKINFDKIANTARLFYLTAFEAANLDQPVAKDGGG